One Symphalangus syndactylus isolate Jambi chromosome 20, NHGRI_mSymSyn1-v2.1_pri, whole genome shotgun sequence DNA segment encodes these proteins:
- the LOC129469606 gene encoding uncharacterized protein: protein SQRLPTFFSPLSHRLLPSFPTAVFPHPLLPSPYCLLPAPSSPPQIFPPSPPFSSPQSLCFIAARVPAAAPFPCISFSPPARFQSPSSRLFPQQSSRRFLFSPPPPSPHRLLLAYYPQPFSSSPRTVFFLCLPTFSQQRLSAAVFFPPSSPLPIVFFPSLLFSIFLQPPYPHLLLAAASSCRLFSPRTISSLPLPTPSSPFTVFFPRLPHNRFLPPVFFPSDRFLPTSSHRLAAATVSCNLLPTLFSPHRLFSQPLILRHLFPLPTIFFPFPSPHFAAATSCRVFLSSHPFLPSSTPHRLRPRSSSCPLPSRALPLPFI from the coding sequence TCCCAACGTCTTCCCACCttcttctcccctctctctcaccgtcttctcccctccttccccactgCGGTCTTCCCGCATCCTCTTCTGCCCTCTCCCTACTGTCTTCTTCCCGCACCTTCTTCTCCCCCGCAGATTTTTCCCCCTTCCCCACCGTTTTCTTCCCCTCAGTCTCTCTGCTTCATCGCAGCACGGGTTCCTGCGGCGGCACCTTTTCCTTGCATCTCCTTCTCTCCACCTGCTCGCTTCCAGTCTCCATCTTCCCGCCTATTCCCGCAGCAGTCTTCCCGCCgcttcctcttctcccctccccctccctctcctcaccGTCTTCTCCTGGCCTATTACCCCCAACCGTTTTCTTCCTCACCCCGCACCGTTTTCTTCCTATGTCTTCCCACCTTCTCGCAGCAGCGTCTGTCTGCCGCAGTCTTCTTCCCaccctcttctcctctccccatCGTCTTCTTTCCCAGCCTCTTATTCTCCATCTTCTTGCAGCCTCCATATCCCCACCTTCTTCTCGCAGCTGCGTCTTCCTGCCGGCTTTTCTCTCCCCGCAccatctcctctcttcctctccccacgCCGTCTTCTCCCTTCACTGTCTTCTTCCCGCGCCTTCCCCATAACCGTTTTCTCCCCCCAGTTTTCTTCCCCTCAGACCGTTTTCTTCCCACGTCCTCCCACCGTCTCGCAGCAGCGACTGTCAGCTGCAATCTTCTTCCCACTCTCTTCTCTCCCCATCGTCTTTTTTCCCAGCCTCTTATTCTCCGCCATCTTTTTCCCCTTCCCACCATTTTCTTCCCGTTTCCATCTCCCCACTTCGCAGCAGCGACTTCCTGCCGTGTTTTTCTCTCTTCGCACCCTTTTCTCCCCTCTTCCACTCCCCACCGTCTTCGCCCCCGATCGTCTTCTTGCCCACTCCCTTCTCGCGCTCTCCCACTGCCTTTCATCTAG